One Bacillus sp. FJAT-52991 genomic region harbors:
- a CDS encoding cell division protein FtsA, protein MVQSNRIFSLDIGTRSVVGMIIEQEEDRFHVIDMVMYEHKKRSMLDGQIQDIPSVAAIIAKIKAELEEKHGPLKKACVAAAGRALQTETAHATIQVAGKPMTQEDVLHLELSAVQEAQVKAAKKQQLDQHRHYYCVGYSVLYYRLDGEEITSLIDQQGTEASVDIIATFLPRVVVESLIAALARADLEIEALTLEPIAAIHVLVPPSMRRLNIALVDIGAGTSDIAITSAGTVISYGMVPIAGDEITEALSDHFLLDFPIAERVKRELQTEETIKITDILGFETLFSKDEVLDKSHEAVNRLAEAIQQEIIRLNNGNAPQAVMMVGGGSLTPGLPKLLAEKLQLADNRVAIRGTEAINELTMADQIAHAPTLVTPIGIAITSKQRPLQYKTVYVNEQPVRLFELNKLTAGDCLLAAGLKINQLYGKPGLAIMVTYNGQLLTIPGKYGKLPILTKNGQPCRFDEIVNHHDKLEITKGEDGQPASVQLNELLENTTSIQVTLNGEVIEVPLSIIVNGKEASLHTSLADSDVIEARYPSIAEWLPSQQKQTWLEELLPFSVVINHKKTYFPSLSAKIRVNGREEKLSQPLQDRSILEWVPAPKRTVADIATLKQYPFEQSIIVFFNGKEITLTKEATRFYRDGVLLHPEDIIYAGDELIVEMDQAQGFIFQDLFRHVEVAIPKQEGKTFYILKNNEETTFYEPILPGDHLEIKWEIIKK, encoded by the coding sequence TTGGTTCAATCCAATCGTATATTTTCTTTAGACATCGGAACGAGATCCGTAGTAGGTATGATTATCGAACAAGAGGAGGATCGATTTCATGTCATTGATATGGTGATGTATGAGCATAAAAAACGATCTATGCTTGATGGTCAAATTCAAGATATCCCCTCCGTTGCAGCGATTATTGCCAAAATTAAAGCAGAACTTGAAGAAAAGCATGGCCCATTGAAAAAGGCTTGTGTAGCGGCTGCAGGACGTGCGTTACAAACGGAAACAGCTCATGCAACCATTCAAGTAGCAGGCAAGCCCATGACACAAGAAGATGTGCTTCACCTTGAGCTATCCGCCGTTCAGGAGGCACAAGTAAAAGCGGCTAAAAAACAGCAACTCGATCAGCATCGTCATTACTATTGTGTAGGCTATTCCGTTCTTTATTACCGATTAGACGGAGAGGAAATTACAAGTTTAATAGATCAACAAGGCACCGAAGCCTCCGTTGATATCATTGCGACCTTTTTGCCGCGCGTTGTCGTCGAATCATTGATTGCCGCCTTAGCTAGAGCAGACCTAGAAATAGAAGCATTGACGTTAGAACCCATTGCCGCTATTCACGTGCTCGTTCCTCCATCGATGCGACGGTTAAATATTGCACTTGTTGATATCGGAGCTGGCACCTCTGATATCGCCATCACTAGTGCTGGAACCGTCATTTCTTATGGAATGGTACCGATTGCTGGCGATGAAATTACCGAAGCATTAAGCGATCATTTTTTGCTTGATTTCCCGATTGCTGAACGAGTGAAAAGAGAGCTGCAAACAGAAGAAACGATCAAAATAACCGATATATTAGGCTTTGAGACATTGTTTTCAAAAGATGAGGTGCTAGATAAGAGTCATGAAGCAGTCAACCGACTAGCGGAAGCCATTCAGCAAGAGATTATTCGATTGAATAATGGAAATGCTCCTCAAGCGGTTATGATGGTCGGTGGCGGAAGCTTGACCCCGGGACTTCCTAAATTGTTAGCGGAAAAACTTCAACTCGCCGACAACCGAGTGGCGATCAGAGGAACGGAAGCCATCAATGAATTGACAATGGCCGATCAAATTGCTCATGCTCCAACACTCGTTACACCGATCGGTATCGCCATTACATCGAAGCAAAGGCCGCTTCAATACAAAACCGTGTATGTGAATGAGCAGCCCGTTCGTCTGTTTGAATTAAACAAGTTAACAGCAGGAGATTGCCTGCTAGCAGCTGGATTAAAGATCAATCAGTTATATGGCAAACCTGGACTTGCGATAATGGTTACGTACAACGGTCAATTATTAACCATCCCAGGAAAATATGGGAAGCTGCCTATTTTAACAAAAAATGGGCAGCCGTGCCGATTTGATGAAATAGTGAATCATCATGATAAGCTTGAAATTACGAAAGGAGAGGACGGGCAGCCAGCAAGTGTACAGCTCAATGAATTACTAGAAAACACTACGAGCATTCAAGTCACTTTAAACGGCGAAGTGATCGAAGTTCCTTTATCTATTATCGTTAATGGGAAAGAAGCCAGCTTGCACACTTCCCTTGCCGATAGTGATGTAATTGAAGCTCGCTATCCGTCCATCGCCGAATGGTTGCCATCTCAACAGAAACAAACATGGCTAGAAGAACTGCTTCCATTTTCTGTTGTCATCAATCATAAAAAAACTTATTTTCCGTCTCTATCTGCCAAAATACGGGTCAATGGACGAGAGGAAAAGCTATCTCAGCCTCTTCAAGATAGATCAATACTTGAATGGGTCCCTGCTCCAAAAAGAACAGTAGCTGATATCGCCACTTTAAAGCAATATCCATTCGAGCAGTCGATTATCGTCTTCTTTAACGGAAAAGAAATCACTCTTACGAAGGAAGCTACACGCTTTTATCGAGATGGCGTCTTATTACATCCAGAAGATATTATCTATGCTGGAGATGAACTCATTGTAGAAATGGATCAAGCACAAGGGTTTATTTTTCAAGATTTATTCCGCCATGTTGAAGTCGCCATTCCTAAACAAGAAGGAAAAACGTTTTACATTTTAAAAAATAATGAAGAAACCACTTTTTATGAACCGATTCTTCCAGGAGATCACCTCGAAATTAAATGGGAGATCATAAAAAAATAG
- the ytxJ gene encoding bacillithiol system redox-active protein YtxJ: MDNIVEITDFEKLLKENNRFFFLKHSITCPVSSKAYDEFQSFLKENPEEKGYYLVVQEARELSNYIADKFMITHQSPQAFLFKDGKPVWNESHWRITKQQLKLI, from the coding sequence ATGGATAATATAGTGGAAATTACAGACTTTGAAAAATTACTAAAAGAGAATAATCGCTTTTTCTTTTTAAAACACAGCATAACATGCCCTGTTAGCAGTAAGGCCTATGATGAATTTCAATCATTTTTAAAGGAGAACCCTGAAGAGAAAGGTTATTATTTAGTGGTGCAGGAGGCAAGAGAACTTTCAAACTACATTGCTGACAAATTTATGATTACTCATCAATCTCCACAAGCGTTTCTCTTTAAAGATGGAAAACCTGTTTGGAATGAGTCCCATTGGAGAATTACGAAGCAGCAATTAAAACTTATATAA
- a CDS encoding YtxH domain-containing protein, producing the protein MKKNNPNYENYEANPNYDDGSMNTKDFLIGALIGGMVGAATALFLAPKSGKELREDINLQAGSLKERASDWTDIARVKGYDIAVEVKDKTANLTKIVQEQSNVMMEKVKTLSPALNDVEVEVEVEIGVEEAKKPQEALQETAATITEKLEETKKAFDDTEKTVHQSASADNKNKAGQ; encoded by the coding sequence ATGAAGAAGAATAACCCAAACTATGAAAACTATGAAGCAAATCCAAATTATGATGATGGTAGCATGAATACGAAGGATTTTTTAATTGGTGCATTAATTGGAGGTATGGTTGGTGCAGCTACAGCTCTATTTTTGGCACCGAAATCTGGTAAGGAGCTTCGTGAAGACATCAATTTGCAAGCAGGTTCATTAAAAGAACGTGCTAGTGATTGGACGGATATCGCACGAGTGAAGGGCTATGACATCGCTGTTGAGGTAAAGGATAAAACAGCGAATTTAACAAAAATTGTACAAGAGCAATCTAACGTCATGATGGAAAAAGTCAAAACGTTATCTCCAGCGTTAAATGACGTAGAGGTAGAAGTAGAGGTAGAAATAGGAGTAGAAGAAGCGAAAAAACCACAAGAGGCGTTGCAAGAAACGGCTGCTACAATTACAGAGAAGCTAGAGGAAACGAAAAAAGCATTTGATGATACGGAAAAAACGGTTCATCAATCTGCTTCAGCTGACAACAAAAATAAAGCGGGTCAATAA
- a CDS encoding DUF948 domain-containing protein translates to MEIILYLSAAVAAIAFFILVLNVSKTLKSVDKTLDSLSRTVDRLEGQMQGITSETAELLHKTNVLAEDIQQKAGQLNTVFYAVKDVGSSVQKLNQSVKNVTTNVASDLEKNQHKISQAVQWGSVVKQMVDKFKERKDKESMQMKNETVLADASQRQRSH, encoded by the coding sequence ATGGAAATTATTTTATATTTAAGTGCTGCAGTGGCGGCAATTGCTTTTTTCATTCTCGTTTTGAATGTGTCAAAAACATTGAAGTCTGTGGACAAAACATTAGACAGTCTGTCTAGAACGGTGGATCGTTTAGAGGGACAAATGCAAGGTATAACGTCAGAAACAGCAGAATTACTACATAAAACAAACGTATTAGCTGAGGATATTCAGCAAAAAGCAGGGCAACTAAATACGGTCTTTTATGCAGTGAAAGATGTTGGTTCGTCTGTGCAAAAATTAAATCAATCTGTTAAAAATGTGACGACGAATGTGGCTTCCGATCTAGAAAAGAATCAACACAAAATTTCTCAAGCTGTACAATGGGGAAGCGTCGTTAAACAAATGGTTGATAAGTTCAAAGAAAGAAAAGACAAAGAGTCCATGCAAATGAAAAATGAGACAGTGTTGGCTGATGCTAGTCAGCGACAAAGAAGCCATTAA
- the murC gene encoding UDP-N-acetylmuramate--L-alanine ligase has protein sequence MTTYHFVGIKGSGMSALAQVLHDKGERVQGSDVDKYFFTQQALEEAGILILPFNADNIQSGMKVIAGNAFPDDHEEINKANELGIPVVRYHQFLGEVMQENISVGITGAHGKTSTTGLLSHVVSGAKPTSFLIGDGTGKGERDAKYFVFEACEYRRHFLSYYPDYAIMTNIDFDHPDYFADVADVFSAFQEMAMQVKKAIFACGDDEHLQGIQAKVPVVFYGFAEENDFQARNVEHDSTGTTFDVFVRNTFYATFKIPMFGDHNILNALAVIALCQYEEIDTDIVKARLLTFEGVKRRFSEKRIGTQILIDDYAHHPTEIKATINSARQKYPEREIVAIFQPHTFSRTQTFLADFADSLSGADAVYLCDIFGSARENHGKLSIEDLQEKISGAKLVKEETISLLNDHQGSVLIFMGAGDIQKFQAAYESSMTEA, from the coding sequence ATGACAACCTATCATTTTGTAGGAATTAAAGGCTCAGGTATGAGCGCCCTAGCACAAGTGCTTCATGATAAAGGAGAGCGTGTGCAAGGTTCAGATGTAGATAAATATTTTTTTACACAACAAGCGCTAGAAGAAGCAGGAATCCTGATTCTTCCTTTTAACGCTGACAATATTCAGTCAGGCATGAAAGTTATAGCTGGGAATGCATTTCCAGATGACCACGAAGAAATTAATAAAGCAAATGAATTAGGCATTCCTGTGGTGCGCTATCACCAATTTTTAGGTGAAGTCATGCAGGAAAACATTAGCGTGGGGATTACAGGAGCACATGGCAAAACATCTACGACGGGTTTGCTATCTCATGTCGTTAGCGGAGCGAAGCCCACTTCTTTTTTAATTGGAGATGGTACGGGAAAAGGAGAAAGAGATGCGAAATATTTCGTGTTTGAAGCATGCGAATATCGTCGTCACTTTTTATCCTACTATCCAGACTACGCGATTATGACGAATATTGATTTTGATCATCCTGATTACTTTGCTGATGTTGCCGATGTTTTCTCTGCCTTTCAAGAAATGGCTATGCAGGTGAAGAAAGCAATTTTTGCTTGTGGAGATGATGAGCATCTGCAAGGCATTCAAGCGAAAGTACCGGTTGTGTTTTACGGATTTGCCGAGGAAAATGATTTCCAAGCGCGAAATGTAGAGCACGATTCAACAGGCACGACGTTTGATGTGTTTGTTCGCAATACGTTCTATGCTACGTTTAAAATTCCGATGTTCGGTGACCATAACATTTTAAACGCCTTGGCTGTGATCGCTCTTTGTCAGTATGAAGAAATTGACACAGATATCGTAAAAGCTCGCTTATTAACGTTTGAAGGAGTTAAACGTCGCTTTTCGGAAAAAAGGATAGGGACTCAAATTTTAATTGACGACTATGCCCATCACCCGACAGAAATTAAGGCGACTATTAATTCAGCTAGACAGAAGTATCCTGAGCGAGAAATTGTGGCCATTTTCCAGCCGCATACTTTCTCAAGAACTCAGACGTTTTTAGCTGACTTTGCTGACAGTTTGAGTGGAGCGGATGCTGTCTATTTATGTGACATTTTTGGTTCCGCCCGTGAGAACCATGGTAAGCTATCTATTGAAGATTTGCAGGAGAAAATCTCAGGTGCAAAACTAGTTAAAGAAGAAACGATTTCCCTTCTTAATGATCATCAAGGAAGCGTGCTCATCTTTATGGGAGCTGGAGATATCCAAAAATTTCAGGCGGCTTATGAAAGCTCAATGACCGAAGCGTAA
- a CDS encoding nicotinate phosphoribosyltransferase, whose translation MKEIEWKMQGKIKRLTNYTFKFDDRVKEGWFSAVYFLKTRELADKYHKNNIVTMQFFQKSEAVLCGTDEVIALIHEFSDHPEALEIHSLKDGDKISPFETVLTITGPYQEFGYLEGMIDGILARRTSVATSVYNVKKAAELSGKQKPVIFMGDRDDHFMQQAGDGYAAYIGGSTAQATHAMNEWWGKEGMGTMPHALIQLFNGDIVAATRAYEETFPNDELIALVDYNNDVITDSLKVARAFGSKLKGVRVDTSRTLIDQYFLRNQETLGTFDPRGVNAELIFALRRALDEEGFHHVKIVVSGGFNESRIVEFEKQGVPVDMYGVGSSLLKIHIGFTGDLVMLNGEAQAKAGRRYRPNPRLEKVEF comes from the coding sequence ATGAAAGAAATTGAGTGGAAGATGCAAGGAAAGATTAAACGGTTAACTAATTATACTTTTAAATTTGACGACCGAGTCAAGGAAGGTTGGTTTTCTGCGGTTTATTTTTTAAAAACGCGGGAACTTGCCGATAAATACCATAAAAATAATATTGTGACTATGCAATTTTTTCAAAAGAGTGAAGCAGTTCTTTGCGGTACGGATGAAGTCATTGCACTGATTCATGAATTTTCTGATCATCCAGAGGCGCTAGAAATTCATTCATTAAAAGACGGCGATAAAATTAGCCCGTTTGAAACGGTATTAACGATTACAGGACCTTATCAAGAGTTTGGCTATTTAGAGGGCATGATCGACGGGATTCTAGCGCGAAGAACTTCCGTTGCCACAAGTGTATATAATGTCAAAAAAGCAGCCGAGCTTTCAGGAAAACAAAAGCCGGTTATTTTTATGGGAGATCGTGATGATCATTTTATGCAGCAAGCTGGAGATGGGTATGCTGCTTATATTGGAGGCTCTACCGCTCAAGCGACCCATGCAATGAATGAATGGTGGGGGAAAGAAGGCATGGGAACGATGCCACACGCCTTGATTCAATTGTTTAATGGAGATATTGTTGCGGCAACAAGGGCTTATGAAGAAACATTCCCTAATGATGAGTTAATCGCTCTTGTGGACTATAATAATGATGTCATTACAGATTCATTGAAAGTCGCAAGGGCATTTGGCTCGAAGTTAAAAGGTGTTCGTGTAGATACGTCAAGAACATTGATTGATCAATATTTCCTGAGAAATCAAGAGACGCTTGGAACGTTTGATCCGCGCGGGGTCAATGCGGAATTGATTTTTGCCTTACGGCGTGCTCTCGATGAAGAAGGATTTCATCATGTGAAAATTGTCGTCTCTGGCGGATTCAATGAAAGTCGAATTGTGGAATTTGAAAAGCAAGGTGTTCCTGTTGATATGTATGGTGTAGGAAGTAGCTTATTGAAAATTCATATTGGCTTTACAGGGGATCTTGTGATGCTTAATGGTGAAGCGCAGGCGAAGGCAGGCCGACGTTATCGCCCAAATCCGCGTCTAGAAAAGGTAGAGTTTTAA
- a CDS encoding DNA translocase FtsK, whose product MAQISLSKKKRKLLKCKVILYIERVMTLSLFKKFMGLFREEIEIEIDEEVEETIEEKKDEVPEQPKKEEKRSFVPLKLKQKDGPEIVTKVTYQYPSREFRFPAYSNEWTRPTRERMPRESFCDEEPKARKPYPSVGSVNSESRVSKRPFRPTEIPSPIYGYKKPSVKQEEIIEPLIQQEPLQQSVAKEEPLLLFKEEEKQKVFDIEVEAAFSPPTLPVKQEVEMEESIKAEQHLPQAEVEQQQSVFVSNNEAQLLNEKHYCVEEAIQNEVSSSQAQVEQKELAAPSSNKEGKLPDEKAHSRAEERKQRRRQTPFNVIMSKNDRDLWKKQKEQKKEVATVTPTASKGADVQQEVIVEPVQPQEEALDLSEQLEKEVTAEHYVFPTLSYLQPPSYQEASHEWVEHQSQVLNETFKNFNVKASVVNVTVGPSVTRFEVEPEPGVKVSKITNLSDDIKLSLAARNLRIEAPIPGTQVIGIEVPNKESRPVLISEIIKSEEFNNDPSPLTSALGLNISGDPVVLDLKKMPHGLIAGATGSGKSVCINSILVSLLYKAAPHELKLLLIDPKMVELAPYNGIPHLVSPVITDVKAATAALKWAVEEMERRYELFVHAGVRDITKFNEKAEKLGNKSEHLPFIVIIIDELADLMMMSPVDVEEAICRIAQKARACGIHLIVATQRPSVDVITGLIKANIPTRIAFSVSSQVDSRTIIDSGGAEKLLGRGDMLFLNNGSSETVRLQGTFVSDDEIDAVVEHVRKEQQPNYLFKQEELLKKAQVQETEDELFPEACEFIVHQGGASTSLLQRHFKIGYNRAARLMEMMETQGFVSEQRAGKPREVLVSEEELQTINDTSTIL is encoded by the coding sequence ATGGCTCAAATTTCTCTATCAAAAAAGAAAAGAAAACTGTTAAAATGTAAAGTGATTCTTTACATAGAAAGAGTGATGACCTTGAGTTTGTTCAAGAAATTTATGGGATTGTTCCGAGAAGAAATCGAAATTGAAATAGATGAAGAAGTAGAAGAAACGATAGAAGAGAAGAAAGATGAAGTACCAGAACAGCCGAAAAAAGAAGAGAAGCGATCGTTTGTTCCACTTAAGTTGAAGCAAAAAGACGGACCAGAAATAGTGACAAAGGTGACCTATCAATACCCGTCGAGGGAGTTTCGCTTTCCAGCTTATTCAAATGAATGGACACGTCCGACAAGAGAGCGAATGCCAAGAGAATCATTTTGTGATGAGGAACCAAAAGCAAGAAAGCCTTATCCATCGGTTGGGTCCGTCAATAGTGAGAGTCGGGTGTCTAAGCGACCATTTAGACCAACAGAAATTCCGTCGCCGATTTATGGATATAAAAAGCCATCTGTCAAGCAAGAAGAAATCATTGAGCCTTTGATTCAACAAGAGCCTCTGCAACAGTCAGTAGCGAAAGAAGAGCCATTGTTGTTGTTTAAAGAGGAAGAGAAGCAGAAAGTATTTGATATCGAAGTGGAAGCGGCTTTTTCACCTCCAACACTACCTGTCAAGCAAGAAGTAGAAATGGAGGAGTCAATCAAAGCAGAACAACACTTGCCTCAAGCAGAAGTGGAGCAACAACAGTCTGTGTTTGTCTCAAATAATGAAGCTCAGCTGTTGAATGAGAAACATTATTGCGTAGAGGAGGCCATTCAAAACGAAGTGAGCTCATCTCAAGCTCAAGTAGAACAAAAAGAATTGGCTGCGCCTAGTTCCAACAAAGAAGGTAAATTACCGGATGAGAAAGCTCATTCTCGCGCCGAGGAACGAAAGCAGCGCCGAAGACAAACACCATTTAATGTGATCATGTCCAAGAACGATCGAGACTTGTGGAAAAAACAAAAAGAACAAAAGAAAGAAGTTGCCACAGTAACGCCAACCGCTTCTAAAGGCGCCGATGTGCAACAAGAAGTGATCGTTGAGCCTGTCCAACCGCAAGAAGAGGCATTGGATCTATCAGAACAGCTAGAAAAAGAGGTAACGGCAGAGCATTATGTCTTCCCCACCTTATCTTATTTACAGCCTCCTTCGTATCAAGAAGCGAGTCATGAGTGGGTCGAACATCAAAGTCAGGTGCTGAATGAAACGTTTAAAAATTTCAATGTGAAAGCCTCTGTTGTCAATGTCACTGTCGGTCCTTCTGTTACTCGGTTTGAAGTTGAGCCAGAACCAGGTGTAAAAGTGAGTAAGATTACGAATCTATCTGATGATATTAAGCTAAGCCTGGCTGCTCGCAACCTTCGCATTGAAGCGCCTATTCCTGGCACTCAAGTGATCGGTATTGAAGTGCCTAATAAGGAAAGTCGCCCGGTGTTGATTAGTGAAATCATCAAAAGTGAGGAGTTTAATAACGATCCTTCTCCGCTTACATCTGCGCTTGGTTTAAACATTTCCGGTGATCCAGTCGTGCTTGATTTGAAGAAAATGCCGCATGGCTTAATTGCTGGAGCCACTGGTTCCGGAAAAAGTGTGTGTATTAACTCGATTCTTGTTAGCTTGCTTTACAAAGCGGCACCACATGAATTGAAATTATTGCTCATTGACCCGAAAATGGTTGAATTAGCTCCCTATAACGGCATCCCGCATTTAGTGAGTCCAGTGATTACCGATGTAAAAGCGGCAACGGCTGCCTTAAAATGGGCGGTAGAAGAAATGGAGCGCCGCTATGAGTTATTTGTTCATGCAGGTGTTCGTGACATTACAAAGTTTAACGAGAAAGCCGAAAAATTAGGGAATAAAAGCGAGCATCTTCCGTTTATTGTCATTATTATTGATGAATTAGCGGACTTAATGATGATGTCGCCTGTCGATGTCGAAGAAGCCATTTGCCGTATTGCTCAAAAAGCTCGCGCCTGTGGCATTCATTTAATTGTCGCTACACAGCGACCGAGTGTAGACGTCATCACAGGACTGATTAAAGCGAATATTCCAACGCGAATTGCTTTTTCCGTTTCTTCTCAAGTTGATTCACGAACGATTATTGACAGTGGTGGGGCGGAAAAATTATTAGGACGCGGCGATATGTTGTTTTTAAATAATGGCTCTTCAGAAACGGTCCGTCTACAAGGTACTTTCGTATCAGATGATGAAATTGACGCGGTGGTCGAGCATGTGCGAAAAGAACAACAACCAAACTATCTGTTTAAACAGGAAGAGTTGTTGAAAAAAGCCCAAGTGCAAGAGACAGAAGATGAGCTGTTCCCTGAAGCATGTGAGTTTATCGTTCATCAAGGGGGCGCGTCGACTTCTTTATTGCAAAGACATTTTAAAATAGGCTACAATCGTGCGGCGCGTTTAATGGAAATGATGGAAACTCAAGGGTTTGTTTCTGAACAGCGTGCCGGAAAACCTCGAGAAGTACTCGTATCGGAAGAAGAATTACAAACAATAAATGATACTAGTACAATATTATAA
- a CDS encoding DUF1444 domain-containing protein: MDSKQLKRILEERLQGDQRSFSYDREKDELRIENVETKKGITISLPGIIAKWKQHKEKAIDEVAYYVEEALAVMGKTPSLAQQEKRIFPVIRSTSFPKEAAEGMPFFTDDHTAETRIYYALDLGNTYRLIDESLMKKENWSAESIREMARFNLRSLSTELKRDEVAGNIFYFLNTNDGYDASRLLNDKFLKDMSQQVEGEMTVSVPHGDVLIIGDIRNETGYDVLAQMTMSFFTNGHIPVTALSFMYEHDRLEPIFIMAKGRTKQ; this comes from the coding sequence ATGGATTCAAAACAACTCAAACGAATTCTTGAAGAACGACTTCAAGGGGATCAGCGTTCTTTTTCTTACGATCGGGAAAAAGACGAATTAAGAATAGAAAATGTAGAAACAAAAAAAGGAATCACCATTTCTTTGCCAGGTATTATCGCCAAGTGGAAGCAGCATAAAGAAAAAGCGATTGATGAGGTTGCTTACTATGTGGAAGAAGCTCTAGCTGTTATGGGAAAAACACCTTCTTTAGCCCAGCAGGAAAAGCGGATTTTTCCAGTCATTCGTTCGACCTCGTTTCCGAAAGAGGCTGCGGAAGGCATGCCGTTCTTTACCGATGACCATACAGCGGAGACAAGAATTTATTACGCACTGGACCTTGGGAATACATACCGCCTGATCGACGAAAGCTTAATGAAAAAAGAAAACTGGAGCGCAGAGAGCATTCGAGAAATGGCTCGCTTTAATTTGCGTTCGTTATCGACAGAGTTAAAAAGAGATGAAGTGGCTGGCAATATATTTTATTTTTTAAATACAAATGATGGTTACGATGCGAGCCGTTTGTTAAATGATAAATTTTTGAAAGATATGAGTCAGCAAGTAGAAGGGGAAATGACGGTTTCTGTACCTCATGGGGATGTATTGATCATTGGAGATATTCGGAATGAAACGGGCTATGATGTGTTAGCGCAAATGACAATGAGCTTCTTCACAAATGGTCATATACCAGTGACGGCTCTTTCCTTTATGTATGAACATGATCGATTGGAGCCGATCTTTATTATGGCGAAAGGTCGCACGAAACAGTAA
- a CDS encoding thioredoxin family protein, giving the protein MKQLTSIEEFQELKESGKHIFLFSADWCPDCRVIEPILPEIEAKYSEFTFVYVDRDQLIDLCVEMDIFGIPSFVAFDHGQELGRFVSKDRKTKEEIEQFIEKL; this is encoded by the coding sequence ATGAAACAATTAACATCAATAGAAGAATTTCAAGAGCTGAAAGAATCAGGCAAGCACATCTTTTTATTTTCCGCTGACTGGTGTCCGGATTGCCGTGTCATTGAACCGATTTTGCCGGAAATTGAAGCGAAATATAGTGAATTTACATTTGTGTATGTGGATCGCGATCAATTGATCGATCTTTGCGTAGAAATGGATATTTTCGGTATACCTAGCTTTGTTGCATTTGATCATGGGCAGGAACTTGGTCGTTTCGTTAGCAAAGACCGAAAAACGAAAGAGGAAATTGAACAGTTTATCGAAAAGTTATAA
- a CDS encoding PTS sugar transporter subunit IIC encodes MKTFLQKKGISLSPKVYFVDALSFMALGLFSSLIIGLITKTIGEQLSLPFLVEMGKLAMGLMGPAIGAAVAYGLKAPPLVLFASVITGAAGAALGGPAGSYVAALLATEVGKAVSQTTKIDIIVAPFVTILTGYSVAAFLGPGIDQFMKFFGGWIEWATLQRPITMGILVAVLMGLALTAPISSAAIALMLDLNGLAAGAATIGCSAQMMGFAVASYRENKFGGFIAQGLGTSMLQVPNIIQHPLILIPPTVAGAILAPIGTTVWPMMSNAAGAGMGTSGLVGQIMTFSVMGFEASVFLQVFLLHFIGPLVISLAISEFMRKKGWILPGQMTISTGGNAK; translated from the coding sequence ATGAAAACATTTTTGCAGAAAAAAGGAATTTCTTTATCTCCGAAGGTTTATTTTGTTGATGCGCTTAGCTTTATGGCGCTTGGGCTATTTAGTTCATTGATTATTGGACTTATTACTAAAACGATTGGTGAGCAATTATCTCTTCCGTTTCTTGTCGAAATGGGCAAACTGGCGATGGGTTTAATGGGACCAGCCATTGGTGCAGCTGTGGCATATGGCTTAAAAGCACCGCCTCTTGTGCTGTTTGCTAGCGTGATTACAGGAGCAGCAGGTGCGGCACTTGGCGGGCCTGCCGGCAGTTATGTGGCAGCACTATTAGCAACGGAAGTGGGGAAAGCTGTTAGTCAAACGACAAAGATAGATATTATCGTCGCTCCTTTTGTGACAATTTTAACGGGGTATTCGGTCGCCGCTTTTTTAGGACCGGGTATTGATCAGTTTATGAAATTTTTTGGAGGTTGGATTGAGTGGGCCACATTGCAGCGACCGATCACGATGGGCATTTTAGTGGCGGTGCTGATGGGGCTGGCACTAACCGCTCCGATCTCGAGTGCGGCGATCGCTTTAATGCTCGACTTAAATGGGCTGGCGGCTGGAGCGGCAACCATTGGGTGTAGTGCACAAATGATGGGCTTTGCTGTAGCAAGTTATCGGGAAAATAAATTTGGTGGTTTTATCGCTCAAGGGCTTGGAACATCGATGTTGCAAGTTCCTAACATCATTCAGCATCCACTTATACTGATTCCGCCGACGGTTGCAGGTGCGATTTTAGCTCCGATTGGAACAACTGTCTGGCCGATGATGAGCAATGCAGCTGGTGCAGGAATGGGGACCTCTGGCTTGGTTGGGCAGATCATGACCTTTTCTGTGATGGGATTTGAAGCCTCTGTCTTTTTGCAAGTCTTTCTACTTCATTTTATCGGCCCGCTTGTGATAAGCTTAGCGATATCTGAATTTATGAGAAAGAAAGGCTGGATATTGCCAGGCCAGATGACGATCTCAACGGGAGGGAACGCGAAATGA